In Terriglobia bacterium, the DNA window GAACCGCCTATCACGAGGCTGGCCACGCGGTTGTATCGTTGTGGCTGGGATCCCAATCTACGACGTCACCATCGTCGAGACAAAGGACGCAGAGGGTTGTTGCGGCAGACATAGCTCGGGGCGAGGTGGGCGATGAGTGAAGAGTACGATGAGTTTGAGAAGGATGCAGTGGAGATGCTGAAGGCGTTTGGAATCACGGGACCAGTCAGGCCGGATCAAGAGGACTTTAAAGCGGTCGAGAATGCGTACCCGCAATCCGTCCCCGATACGGTGCAGGACACTGCAGACACTGCAGAAAGGTATCGGCTCGCCCAGGCCAACAAACTCATCCGTCTAGTGGCCCGTTGGAGAGCCAGCGGAAAGTTTAGCAACTGACCGACGCGTGCGGCGCTGCTCCTGTCGAAGCGTGTGTACCCGAAAGCAACCCGCTCCTTCGCCGGATGGCCGACTGCGTGTCGGTGAAGCAGGACGCGGCGCGGAACCTGAAGCCTAAAGGCGAAGAGTACGGACCGGATCGACGGGATCGTGTCGCTGATCATGGCGCTCGGGCGGGCGGTCGTGCAGTACGGCGCGGGCAGCCCCTCGATCTGGGTCATCGAAGATTGACTTTACCCGCGTACTGGGCTGGCTGCGCGGTACCGAGAGCTGGTCGGGATTGCGATCGGACCAGTGGGAGGTGCTACTCGCCGCCTCCCTGTATCTGCAAGAGGATCGCGTCGATCTCGGCCTCGGCGTCGAGCCAGTCTTGCTCGGGGCTGCCGCCCTGAAACGCGCGGCTCTCCGCCTTGAGATAGGCAGCCTCCGCGATCATCGTGTGGCGTTCCTCCGTCGTGAAGCCATTCCAGGACGCGGTGAGATCGGGGGCGGACGCTCTCTTCGGCCCGCTGCGCCTTGTGACCGAGGATACGCCCTTCCTCCCCGTCGCGGCGGCTCCTCTTGTGCGGATGCTGTTCTTGGTTTCCATCGTCAGCACCTCCGGTGGACCAACTCGTTGCGCGGAGTATGCGCGCAATCGTCCGACACGGGGTACACCATCAGGTCGGCGGTTGCCGTGGGTTAGCGCGCCTCACGATCGGGAAGTGCCACGGCGGCGACGCAGGTTCGCCGCAACTACCATCGTCGCTTCCTGTTACGATCAGCCCTTCTCAGGGGGGATTCACCGTGCCCAGACGCCACCGCAACCCGTTCACGAAGCACCTCCGCATCATCCGCCTGTCCCTCACCGCGAT includes these proteins:
- a CDS encoding DUF2934 domain-containing protein, giving the protein METKNSIRTRGAAATGRKGVSSVTRRSGPKRASAPDLTASWNGFTTEERHTMIAEAAYLKAESRAFQGGSPEQDWLDAEAEIDAILLQIQGGGE